One genomic window of Glycine soja cultivar W05 chromosome 9, ASM419377v2, whole genome shotgun sequence includes the following:
- the LOC114366903 gene encoding U-box domain-containing protein 21-like: protein MVLGWRRRKGSNKNRRKGGKSIAELVTPNHFRCPISLDLMKDPVTLSTGITYDRESVEMWFDEGNITCPVTNQVVRNFDMIPNHSLRVMIQDWCVENRQHGVERIPTPRIPIGSIEVAELLMLVKASSTDLDQYGCLELVQKLKRWGGESERNKRCIVDNGAPVALASSFDAFANDSIERNVVLLEEILSALNWMFPLQLEAHKSLGSLASLRCMVWFLKHQDLSGKEKSIVALKELLKFGDVKHLEALSQIEGVNELLVEFINKRISPTITKASLSVVWYLVSSSSNSSDKMRLKFVELGLVSSLLDILIDSDKSMCEKAVTILDSLCSSEEGRNKACGNDLTIPLLVKKILRVSPLTTDYSVSAIWKLCKFGEKDEGRTLVEALQVGAFQKLLLVLQVGCGDETKEKATELLKLLNPYRAELECIDSDYKNVKRSF from the coding sequence ATGGTGTTGGGGTGGAGGAGAAGGAAGGGCAGCAACAAAAACCGTCGCAAAGGTGGCAAATCCATCGCTGAGTTGGTGACTCCCAATCACTTCAGATGTCCAATTTCTCTTGACTTGATGAAGGATCCTGTGACATTGTCAACAGGGATAACCTACGATAGGGAGAGTGTGGAGATGTGGTTTGATGAAGGGAACATCACATGTCCTGTCACAAACCAGGTTGTGAGGAACTTTGACATGATTCCAAACCATTCCCTTAGGGTAATGATTCAAGATTGGTGTGTGGAGAATAGGCAACATGGGGTGGAGAGGATTCCAACACCAAGGATACCAATTGGCTCAATTGAGGTTGCTGAGCTTCTGATGCTAGTGAAGGCCTCGTCAACGGATTTGGACCAATATGGTTGCCTTGAATTGGTGCAGAAACTGAAGAGGTGGGGTGGTGAGAGTGAGAGGAACAAGAGGTGCATAGTGGACAATGGAGCACCTGTGGCATTGGCTTCATCATTTGATGCATTTGCCAATGATTCCATTGAGAGGAATGTGGTGCTTCTTGAGGAGATTTTGTCAGCACTCAATTGGATGTTTCCACTTCAATTGGAGGCACACAAGTCTTTGGGGTCTTTGGCTTCTCTAAGATGCATGGTTTGGTTCTTGAAGCACCAAGATCTCTCAGGGAAAGAGAAGTCCATTGTGGCATTGAAAGAGCTTCTGAAATTTGGTGATGTGAAGCATTTGGAGGCCTTGTCACAAATTGAAGGGGTCAATGAACTCTTGGTGGAGTTCATCAACAAGAGGATTAGTCCAACCATCACAAAGGCCTCATTGAGTGTGGTTTGGTACTTGGTTTCATCCTCTTCCAATTCAAGTGATAAGATGAGGTTGAAATTTGTTGAATTGGGTTTGGTTTCTTCTTTGCTTGACATTCTCATTGACTCAGACAAGAGCATGTGTGAGAAGGCTGTGACCATTTTGGACTCTCTATGCAGCTCTGAAGAAGGAAGGAACAAGGCTTGTGGGAATGATCTAACAATTCCtcttttggtgaagaaaattcTGAGAGTTTCACCTTTGACAACAGACTATTCTGTTTCTGCGATTTGGAAACTGTGCAAGTTtggagaaaaagatgaagggAGAACCCTTGTTGAGGCCCTTCAAGTTGGTGCCTTTCAGAAGCTCTTGTTGGTGTTGCAAGTTGGATGTGGTGATGAGACTAAGGAGAAAGCAACTGAACTTCTCAAATTGCTCAATCCTTACAGGGCTGAATTGGAATGCATAGACTCAGATTACAAGAATGTTAAGAGATCATTTTAA